The segment GGTGGTGCGGGCGGCGGCGCCCGGGGTGGTGACCTTCGCCGGGCAGGTGGCAGGGCGTCCGGTGGTCGTGGTGACCCACCCGGATTCGGGCGCTCCCCCGCTGCGGACCACCTACCTGCCGGTGGCGGGCTCCGCACCGGTCGGCACGGGCGTCGCGGCGGGCGACCCGATCGGGGTGGTGACCGCCGACTCCGGTCACTGTCCGGTCGACTGCCTGCACTGGGGCCTGCTCCGCGGCGACCGCTACCTCGACCCGCTCGCCCTGCTCGGCTCCGGCCGGGCCCGACTGCTGCCGCTCGGCCCGCCCTGACGCCCGGTCAGCTCCCGTCCGGCTCCGGCTGCTCGTCCGCGCCGTTGGCGCGGTCCGTACCGCCAGGGCGGTCGGGGCCGCTGGAGCGGTGGGGGTCGCCGGGACGGTGGGGGTCGCCCGGCCGGCCGGTGCGGTCGTCCGGCCGCGCCTGCGACTGCCCCGGCTGGGGGCCGCCCGGGCGCAGGCCGTCGAGGGCGAAGCGCACTGCGGCGTCGGCGATCTCCCGGACGGCCGCGACTCCGGCGGTACCGTCCTCGCCGCGGGCCCGTTCGATCTGGCGGACCGCCGCTTCCACCACGCCCTGGAGCAGCGCCGCCGCGACACCGGGCCGGCCGTGGCCGAGTTCCTCTAGGGTGCGCACCACCATCGCGGTCAGCCCGGAGTGGGCCGCCCGGATCCTGGACCGCGCGGCGTCGTCGAGTTCGTACTCGGCGACGGCCACCACGGCGCGGTGCACCGGGTCGGTGGCCAGCGCTACCTGGCCGCGGACGTACGCCTCGATCCGCTCGGCCGCGCTGTCGCAGACCGCCATGCCGGCCTCGATCTCGGCCGCCCAGAGCGGGAGGTCGACCGTGCAGAGCGCTTCCACCAGTTCGGACTTGGAGCGGAAGTACTCGTACACCGAGGAGCGCGCGAGACCGGCGCGCGCCGCGAGCGCGCCGAAGCTCAGCGCCTCCCGGCCGCCCTCGGCCAGCAGGACGCGCGCGGCCTGCAGCAGCGCTGCCCGCTGCAACTGTCGATGCTCGGCCACCGTGGCCGCCCGGATTTTCGGCACTCCCCAACTGTACGGACGCTGACGGCAGGTGGACACGACATCACGCGTCCACCAGCCACCACGTGCCGCGCTGCACCTGTCCTCCGGCCGCCCGCACCTGCCGCCGCTCACCGGGCATCGGACATCTTCGCCCGCAGCTGCAGCACCGATTTGGTGTGGATCTGGCTGACCCGGCTCTCCGTCACCCCGAGCACCTGGCCGATCTCCGCCAGCGTCAGGCCTTCGTAGTAGTAGAGCGTCACGACGGTCTTCTCCCGTTCGGGCAGGGTGTTGACCGCCGAGGCGAGCAACCGCCGGAGTTCGCGGTCCTCGGCGATCTCGACCGGGTTGTCCGCACCGCTGTCCGGCAGCGTCTCCATCAGGGTGAGCCGGTCGCCGCCCTCACCCGCCGAGTGCAGCAGTTCGTCCAGCGCCACCACGTTGGCGAGCGACAACTGGCTGAAAATGGTGTGCAGGTCGTCGAGCGGGATGCCCATCTCGGCCGCCACCTCGGGGTCGTGCGGAGTCCGCCGCAGCCGGGCCTCCAGCGTGGCGTAGGCCCGCTCGACCGCCTTGGCCTTCTGGCGGACCGACCTGGGGATCCAGTCCAGCGCCCGCAGTTCGTCGATGATCGCACCGCGGATCCGGCTGATCGCGTAGGTCTCGAACTTGATCGCCCGGTCGATGTCGAACTTCTCGATGGCGTCGATCAGCCCGAACACCCCGGAGGAGACGAAGTCCGCCTGCTCCACATTGGCCGGCAGCCCGACCCCGACCCGGCCCGCCACGTACTTCACCAGCGGCGAGTAGTGCAGGATCAACTGGTCCCGGAGCCCGTGGTCCCCGGTCTCCTTGTACGAGCGCCACAGCGCCTGCAGCGCGGACTGGTCGGTGTCCTTCGCCCGGTCGCCGCCCTTTCCGCCCTCGTCCGCCGCACCGCTGCGCGCACCTGGTGCGGGGGACGGCGCGGGCACCGTCGCTCCGGCTCGCGCAACCGTCTCCGCGCCGCCGTCCGCGCCCGTCCGCCCGCTCGACGCACCCGGTGCACCGGAGGTACCCGGCGCGTCCTGCCGGTCATCGGTCCTCGTGGACGCCTTCTCGCCCTGCTTCGCCACCACCCGGGCTTCGGCTCCGCCAGGAACCTCCGTCCCGGCCAGCGCCGCGGCGCCGGCCGACGTCTCCACCGGGGCCCGGGCCGGGGCCGGGCCCGGAACGGGGGCCGGAGCGGGCAGCGGCACCGACGGTGGTGCACCTGGCCCGGTGCTCGAGCCCTCACCGGGGTTCCGGACCGGAGGCTCCGGCGAGCGCGCGGGCGGCGGGCCGCCCGTCTGCCTGCGGAGCTGGGCGCTCCGGGCGGAGGACTCCTTCGCCTTCGCCCGCGCCCCCCGCTTGGCCTGACCGCGCACCGGACGCCCGGCGGAGGACGGAGTCGAGGCCGGGGACGGAGCCGGGGGCTCGGCGGTGGCCGGACCGGGCCGCGGCCGGTCACCGCCCGACCCACCACTGCTCCGATCGCCGTTGCCGGCCTGCCCGGCTCCGCCCTGGCCACCGACCTTGGCCCCACCGGCCTTGGCACCGACCGCGCCGGTACCGCCGATTCGAGCACCGCCGGCTCTGGCCGGCCCGGCCGAACGAACGCCCGTGCCAGTGGTCGTAGCGGTGTCCTCTTCTCCGCGCGGCCGCGATGTCGCCACCGCGGCGGGTTGTGCCGCCTGCGGGCAGGGCAGCACCTGACCGGTCCGGTCAACCGGTGGACGTGCCGGGGCCGGCCGGGCGGTGGGCCCGGGCGGAGCCGGTGGACGCGGGAGGGGCGAGGACGGGACGGGACGGGTCTGGGACTGTGGGGCCGCGGTCGGGGTATTGCCCGGCCTTGTCATTCCCACGACTCCCGAGGACCTGACCCGCAGTTCCGCGGCGTTGTGGGTCTCGGCCCCCGTCCCGTCCGGGGACCGACCGTCACCGGTCATCCTGTGTCCGGGAATGTGAGTGGGCATGCGTTGGTCTGCGCCGTTCTGCCGAGTCATGTGCTGATAGGGACGCCATAAGCGAGCGTAGCGTGACCGAGTCGCTGCACAGTGCTACCGCCACTCGGGCGTCGCCCGATCCGGTGGCAGCAAAGGGCACCATCGGCGCGTCGCGGACAGTCCCCGAGCTGCCCCGGATGCTCCCGCCCGGCCGATCCGCCGACCAGCACGGACCTGCGCACCGGCTCCGAGCGCCCTGGGCTCGAACCTTCGCCGTGGCGCCCGACCAACCCTGCCGCCCTGCCATCGTCCCCCAACTCGCCCTGCAACACCTCCTGTTGACCGGTTGACCCGTTCGGAACCCTTCAGCCTGTCCGGCTCTGACCGAATGCGATCACTTGCGGCGCACCAGCCTCCAGTGCGCTCCGTGCCGCTCGACGAAACCGAGCGAACTCAGTTCGTGGAGGTGCTGGACGGTCGCGGCCTCGGAGAGCGCCGCGTAGTGGGCGAGCCGTTGGACCGGCGCACCGTCCGCGCTCGCCGGAACGGCTTCCAGCACTCGGGCCACCGGCGGCTCCAGCGCGTCCCTCGGCAGGATCGGCCCGACCCGCTCCGGTGCCAGGTCGGCTCCGATCGCCCCGATCAACTCGCCCACCTCGGCACCGCTGGTGACCATGGTGGCCGCCCCGCTCCTGATCAGGGTGTGCACGCCTGCCGAGAGTTCGGAGGTGATCGGGCCGGGGATGCCCATGGTGTGCCGGTTGAGGTCCCGGGCCCGCCTGGCGGTACTGAGTGCGCCGCTGCGCGGCGCGGCCTCGACCACCACCGTGCCGCGGGTGAGCGCCGCTATCACCCGGTTCCGCAGCACGAACCTGAACCGGGTCGGGTTCATCCCGAGTGCCAGTTCGCTCACCAGCAGCCCGTCCCGGCCGATCCGCTCGATCAGCGACTCGTTCCCGCGCGGGTAGCAGATGTCGACGCCGCTGGCGAGCACGGCGATCGTCATTCCGTTGACCGCGAGCGCCCCGAGGTGTGCGGCGGTGTCCACCCCGTAGGCCGCGCCGGACACCACCACCCAGCCGCGCTCGGCCAGTTCGGAGCCGAGCTGACCGGCGACGTGCCGCCCGTACGCGGTGCAGGCCCGCGCCCCGACGACGGCCACGGACCGCAGGGCGAGCAGGCGGAGGGACGGCAGCCGATGCGTCGGCAGGCCCCGGATCCACAGCCCGATCGGGCGGCTGTCGCCGAGGTCGTCGAGCTGGGAAGGCCACTCGCTGTCGCCCGGAATGATGAACTTCCCACCGAGCTTGGTGATCCGCTCCAGGTCGGTGGCCGGGTTGAACTTTCGCAGCCTTTCCTGGTAGGCGGTGATCCGGTCGGCCCCGAGCCCCAACCTGCTTGCCGGCGCCCCCTCGTAGAACCCCTGCAACAGCCGGACCACGCCCAGCCGTTGGACCGCTCGGCCGATCGCGGCATCGCCCGGCTCGATCAGCCTGGTGAGCGCTGCCCGGGCGATCCGCTCGGGCTCGGGCGGATCCGGCGGGGCCACCGGCGCGGCCCAGCCCGTGGGCCGGATCGTCCGGTGCTCGACTCGTGCCGCCCCGGTCGGGAGGAGGTGGACGGGGGCCGCAGCCGCCGTCGCGCGGTGTACCGCCGGTGGTCCGCCGCCCTGGATCAGGTGTCGGAGCCGTTCGTTTCCGCCGCACGTCACCCGGGTGTCAGCCTGGTCGGCCGCATCGGGCGGGCGTGGCGGGTACGACCGGCCCGGTGGGCCGGACGGCTCCGGACCGTCCGGGAGTTGGCAGCGATCGACCCCGCCGGGCCGTACGGTGCCAGGCCTGCGCGCACCGGTACACGGCACGGGCCGGTCGGTTGCCGGTGCCTGTGGTGGAGCGGTGGAAAGGTCAGTGCGGTTGAGAGGCGCGGGGTCCCAGGTCATTGACGCTCCTTCTGCTGCTGCTTGCCCGTCCGGCGGCAGAGGGGGATGTCTCCCACCTGGACCGCGATCAGGTCGAACAGGGCTGGGCCGTTCAGCCGTTGGGCTGTTGAGGGTGCCGAGAGGTGAGGGGCGGTCAGGACTCGCCGCCCGGGTCGGTGTCCGTGCCGGCGTCCTCGTACGGGTAGCGCGGGTCGTTCCTGCGGTCCGTCGGGCGGAGGACACGCTGCACCCCGGTGCGGAGGGTGAGCGCGGTCTGGATGTCGGACCGGTTCGGGCAGTTCCGGCCGGCCAGGTCGGCGACCGTCCAGGCCACCCGTAGGACGCGGTCGAGACCGCGTGCGGTGAGCAGGCCCCGGTCGAGGTCACGTTCGGCGTCGGCCAGCGATCCGGGTGCGAGCTGCCAGCGCGTGCGCAGTTCGTGCCCGGGCACTTCGGCGTTGGTCCGCCACGGGGTGTCGGCGAGGCGAGCGGCGGCCCGTGCCCGGGCCTCCCGCACGCGTGCGGCGACCGTCGCCGTGCTCTCGGCCTTTCCGCCTTGCTGCATCAGTTCGGCCTTGGTGACCCCGGCAACCTGCACCTGGAGGTCCACTCGGTCCAACAGCGGACCGGACAGCCGCGCTTGGTAGCGGTTGACCATGACGGGTGTGCATTCGCACCCTTCTCCTCTCAGTGAATAGCGGCCGCAGGGACAGGGGTTGGCGGCCAGGCAAAGCAGGAAGCGGGCGGGGAGCCGCATCGAGCCCGCGGCTCTGGCGATCATCACCTCCCCCGATTCCAGGGGTTGGCGCAGCGCGTCGAGGACCCGGACCGGGAATTCGGGTGCCTCGTCGAGGAACAGCACGCCGCGGTGGGCGAGGGAGACGGCTCCGGGCCTGGGCAGTCCCGTTCCGCCGCCGACGATGGCGGGCATGGTCGTCGAGTGGTGCGGTGCGCAGTAGGGCGGGGTGTCGATCAGCGGGCGGTCGGGTGGGAGCAGGCCGGCCACGGAGTGGATCGCGGTCACTTCGAGGGCTTCGCTGGGGGTGAGCGGGGGGAGCAGGGCCGGGAGCCGTTCGGCCAGCATCGTCTTGCCGGCGCCCGGCGGGCCCTTCAGGTAGAGGTGGTGTCCGCCCGCGGCAGCGATCTCCAGGGCTTGGCGGGCCTCGTACTGCCCGGCCACGTCGGCCAGGTCGGGCCGGACGGCCTGGTCCGAGGTGAGGTCGCGGACGCCGAGGCCGGGGAGCAGCAGTCCGGCGAAGGAGGAGTCGGGACGGCCGGTGGACGGGTCCGGTGGCTCGTCGGGGAGCGGGGCGTTGGTGAGGATCGCGATGAGCTGGCGCAGGCTGCGCACTCCGAGGACGGAGACGCCGGGCACCAGTTTCGCTTCGGCGGCGGTCTGCTCGGCGACCACGATCTGTCGGTAGCCGGCGTCGGCCGCCGCCAGGACCGCGGGCAGGACTCCGCGCACCGGGCGTACGCGGCCGTCCAGTCCGAGCTCTCCGATGATCAGCATGCCGTCGATCGACGCGGGGTCGAGCCGTTCGGCGGCCGCCAGGACGGCACAGGCCACCGCCAGGTCGTACCCGCTGCCGCTCTTGGGTACGGAGGCCGGGGTGAGGCCCACGGTGAGTTTTCGCAGCGGCCACTTCTCCCCGCTGTTGGAGACGGCGGCGCGGACCCGGTCGCGGGCTTCCAGGAGGGCCTTGTCGGCGAGGCCCACCAGGCTGAAGGCGGCGAGTCCGGGTTCGAGGTCGGCTTGGACCTCGACCACGACGCCGTCCACTCCGACCAGGGCGACCGAGCAGGTGCGGGCGAATGCCATTCAGACCGCCCCGCGCAGGTGCTCGACCGCGGCGGCACCCCGGCGGGGGTTGACCACGGCGACCAGGTCGATGCGGACGCCGCCGGGCGGTGGCGGGGCCGGCCCGCCGCTCTCCGCGTCGGGTTGCGGATCGACGCCCCCGGCCCGTTCGGCGGCGAGCACGAGTTGGGAGAAGTGCACCGGCCAGCGTTCGACGAGCCACCGTTCGGCGAGGTGGCGCAGCCGATCGGCCTTGGTCCGGTCGATCGCCTCGGCGGGCTGCTGGAAGCCCCACTCGGAGCGGGTCTTCACCTCGCAGATCGCCAGGGTGTCCCCGTCGAGCGCGACGATGTCGAGCTCGCCGTCGGCGCAGCGCCAGTTGCGTTCCAGGATGCACAGGCCGCCCTCCGCGAGTCGGCGGGCGGCGACCTCCTCGCCGTAGCGTCCGAGGCCGTTGGTGGAAATCTTGTTGGGGTTCTGCACGGCAACCACCTCCGGTCGGAAGGTTGCCGTGAGGCGCCGAGGGTGGGCCAGCGGAATCGTCAGGCCTGTGGATAACCCGGGCCTGTGGATAACTTGGTTCACCCGTTCGAGCGACAAATCGAAAAATGCGCTGGACAGTGCTCGATCAGCGCAGTCAATCTCGGTGGCCCGGGCACCGTCGCAGCTCACGGAGGTGCGGCAGCCCCGGCAGGAGGGCACGGTCGGCCGTGCCGTTCCCACCGGGCACCCGGCCCACCGGAAACCGGTCGCCCGGTCGCGGGGCGGTCAGTTACCGAAGGCGGAGTCGTCCGAGGGCAGCTCGAGGTCGCTCTTGGCCAGCTCCTCGATGTTCACGTCCTTGAACGTCAGCACGCGGACCTTCCGGACGAACCGGGCCGGTCGGTACATGTCCCAGACCCACGCATCCGCCATCGACACTTCGAAGAACACCTCGCCCTGCACCGAGTGCACCTGGAGGTCGTAGTCGTTCGTCAGATAGAAGCGCCGCTCGGTCTCAATCACGTACTTGAACAGGCCGACGACATCCCGGTACTCCCGGTAGAGCTTGAGCTCCATCTCGGTCTCGTACTTCTCGAGGTCTTCGGCACTCATTCCAAGCGTCCCCTCACTCGTCACGTCCACCCCATTGTGGACCACCGGGCCCGTGCTCAGAGCCTTACTGGCCGTTCTGGCGGTCCTTCCGTCAGAACCCGTGCCACCAGTTCGACCAGTCCGCGAGGGTGGACGGTCTCCCCCGTGGCCCTCAACTCCCCCACCGTCCACCAGCGGACGGCCAGCAGCAGCGCGTGTTCGTCCGCTCCGCCCTCCACCAGTGACACCGCGGTCCGGGTGGTGCGGGCCAGTCGGAACCACTGCTCCTGTCGATACTCCCTGCCCCGGAAGGAGAACTCCGCCGTGCCGTACGCGACCAGCGGTCCCCAGTCCACGTCCGTCAGCCCGATCTCCTCGGCCAGCTCGCGCCGGGCCGCCTCGGCCGGGCTCTCGCCCGGCTCGATGCCGCCGCCGGGTGTGATCCACCAGGTGGTCCCGGGCTCGGCCGGGTCCGTCCCGTGCAGCAGCAGGACGCGGCCGTCCGGGTCCAACAGCAGCACCCGGACGGCCCGGCGATGCTCGACCACCATCTGGTTCAGCTCCGTCCTGAAGCGCTGGGCCCGTCTCCTGGCGAGTGCCGCTGCCCGGGCCGGTGCGCCGCCGGCCCCGGGATCAGGCCTTCCGCCGCCGCAGCCGCCCGGCCAGCGAGACCACCCAGCCGACTGCGGAGGCGACCACGATCAGCACCGCGCCGACGGCTGCCGCCCATGCCGCGGGCACCAGCGGGCCGGGGTGGTGCGCGCCCGGTGCGCCCAGTTCGTCGAAGGCCGTGGTGCGCTGCTTCAGCCCCGCCTGGGACAGCGGCTGGATCACCGCTTCGACCTTCGCCTTCACCCCGGAGGCGGGCACCGAGCCGAACGCCACGTCGAGGTGGCTGCGCGAGTCCAGGGAGTTCCCCCGGAAGTCGCCGAGCAGGAACAGTCGCCCCTCGGGCACGGTGATCGAGAACTCGGTCGTGTTCATCGCCACGGGGGTCAGATAGGGCTCGGACACCTGGTGCCCGTTGACGGCGATCCGCCCGTCGAGGCCGCCGGAGACGGTG is part of the Kitasatospora cineracea genome and harbors:
- a CDS encoding M23 family metallopeptidase, whose protein sequence is MGGRSGLLRRFDPPPSRWAAGHRGVDLAAAPGTVVRAAAPGVVTFAGQVAGRPVVVVTHPDSGAPPLRTTYLPVAGSAPVGTGVAAGDPIGVVTADSGHCPVDCLHWGLLRGDRYLDPLALLGSGRARLLPLGPP
- the whiG gene encoding RNA polymerase sigma factor WhiG: MTRQNGADQRMPTHIPGHRMTGDGRSPDGTGAETHNAAELRVRSSGVVGMTRPGNTPTAAPQSQTRPVPSSPLPRPPAPPGPTARPAPARPPVDRTGQVLPCPQAAQPAAVATSRPRGEEDTATTTGTGVRSAGPARAGGARIGGTGAVGAKAGGAKVGGQGGAGQAGNGDRSSGGSGGDRPRPGPATAEPPAPSPASTPSSAGRPVRGQAKRGARAKAKESSARSAQLRRQTGGPPPARSPEPPVRNPGEGSSTGPGAPPSVPLPAPAPVPGPAPARAPVETSAGAAALAGTEVPGGAEARVVAKQGEKASTRTDDRQDAPGTSGAPGASSGRTGADGGAETVARAGATVPAPSPAPGARSGAADEGGKGGDRAKDTDQSALQALWRSYKETGDHGLRDQLILHYSPLVKYVAGRVGVGLPANVEQADFVSSGVFGLIDAIEKFDIDRAIKFETYAISRIRGAIIDELRALDWIPRSVRQKAKAVERAYATLEARLRRTPHDPEVAAEMGIPLDDLHTIFSQLSLANVVALDELLHSAGEGGDRLTLMETLPDSGADNPVEIAEDRELRRLLASAVNTLPEREKTVVTLYYYEGLTLAEIGQVLGVTESRVSQIHTKSVLQLRAKMSDAR
- the dprA gene encoding DNA-processing protein DprA; protein product: MAPPDPPEPERIARAALTRLIEPGDAAIGRAVQRLGVVRLLQGFYEGAPASRLGLGADRITAYQERLRKFNPATDLERITKLGGKFIIPGDSEWPSQLDDLGDSRPIGLWIRGLPTHRLPSLRLLALRSVAVVGARACTAYGRHVAGQLGSELAERGWVVVSGAAYGVDTAAHLGALAVNGMTIAVLASGVDICYPRGNESLIERIGRDGLLVSELALGMNPTRFRFVLRNRVIAALTRGTVVVEAAPRSGALSTARRARDLNRHTMGIPGPITSELSAGVHTLIRSGAATMVTSGAEVGELIGAIGADLAPERVGPILPRDALEPPVARVLEAVPASADGAPVQRLAHYAALSEAATVQHLHELSSLGFVERHGAHWRLVRRK
- a CDS encoding YifB family Mg chelatase-like AAA ATPase; its protein translation is MAFARTCSVALVGVDGVVVEVQADLEPGLAAFSLVGLADKALLEARDRVRAAVSNSGEKWPLRKLTVGLTPASVPKSGSGYDLAVACAVLAAAERLDPASIDGMLIIGELGLDGRVRPVRGVLPAVLAAADAGYRQIVVAEQTAAEAKLVPGVSVLGVRSLRQLIAILTNAPLPDEPPDPSTGRPDSSFAGLLLPGLGVRDLTSDQAVRPDLADVAGQYEARQALEIAAAGGHHLYLKGPPGAGKTMLAERLPALLPPLTPSEALEVTAIHSVAGLLPPDRPLIDTPPYCAPHHSTTMPAIVGGGTGLPRPGAVSLAHRGVLFLDEAPEFPVRVLDALRQPLESGEVMIARAAGSMRLPARFLLCLAANPCPCGRYSLRGEGCECTPVMVNRYQARLSGPLLDRVDLQVQVAGVTKAELMQQGGKAESTATVAARVREARARAAARLADTPWRTNAEVPGHELRTRWQLAPGSLADAERDLDRGLLTARGLDRVLRVAWTVADLAGRNCPNRSDIQTALTLRTGVQRVLRPTDRRNDPRYPYEDAGTDTDPGGES
- a CDS encoding YraN family protein, with the protein product MVAVQNPNKISTNGLGRYGEEVAARRLAEGGLCILERNWRCADGELDIVALDGDTLAICEVKTRSEWGFQQPAEAIDRTKADRLRHLAERWLVERWPVHFSQLVLAAERAGGVDPQPDAESGGPAPPPPGGVRIDLVAVVNPRRGAAAVEHLRGAV
- a CDS encoding DUF2469 domain-containing protein, which gives rise to MSAEDLEKYETEMELKLYREYRDVVGLFKYVIETERRFYLTNDYDLQVHSVQGEVFFEVSMADAWVWDMYRPARFVRKVRVLTFKDVNIEELAKSDLELPSDDSAFGN
- a CDS encoding NUDIX hydrolase, with translation MVVEHRRAVRVLLLDPDGRVLLLHGTDPAEPGTTWWITPGGGIEPGESPAEAARRELAEEIGLTDVDWGPLVAYGTAEFSFRGREYRQEQWFRLARTTRTAVSLVEGGADEHALLLAVRWWTVGELRATGETVHPRGLVELVARVLTEGPPERPVRL
- the lepB gene encoding signal peptidase I, with the protein product MSSVAEQTPRTEAGPARHRSVGSIVQGVVIALGFVMLVGGFGTLALQYRPYRIPTASMSPTLKAGDTVLARTGGSAGRGDIVVFQDPDWGSSTLVKRVVAVGGDTVSGGLDGRIAVNGHQVSEPYLTPVAMNTTEFSITVPEGRLFLLGDFRGNSLDSRSHLDVAFGSVPASGVKAKVEAVIQPLSQAGLKQRTTAFDELGAPGAHHPGPLVPAAWAAAVGAVLIVVASAVGWVVSLAGRLRRRKA